From Rhinolophus sinicus isolate RSC01 linkage group LG15, ASM3656204v1, whole genome shotgun sequence, the proteins below share one genomic window:
- the COA3 gene encoding cytochrome c oxidase assembly factor 3 homolog, mitochondrial, whose protein sequence is MASPGSGGSVDAKSEKAPLAQRIDPTREKLTPAQLQFMRQVQLAQWQKTLPQRRTRNIVTGLGIGALVLAIYGYTFYSVSQERFLDELEDEVKAARARAVERASGP, encoded by the exons ATGGCGTCTCCGGGGTCTGGTGGTTCTGTCGATGCTAAGAGTGAGAAGGCCCCTCTGGCTCAGCGCATCGACCCGACTCGGGAGAAGCTGACTCCCGCGCAGCTGCAATTCATGCGGCAGGTGCAGCTCGCCCAGTGGCAGAAGACGCTGCCACAGCGGCGGACTCGAAACATCGTGACCGGCCTGGGCATCGGGGCCCTGGTGTTAGCTATTT ATGGTTACACCTTCTACTCGGTGTCCCAGGAGCGTTTCCTAGATGAGCTGGAGGATGAAGTCAAAGCTGCTCGAGCCCGAGCTGTTGAAAGGGCATCAGGACCCTGA